Below is a window of Culturomica massiliensis DNA.
TAATGCAAATATATGTAAAATATTATAAGTTGCAACATCAAGCCCTATTATTTTTATTATGTAAGTAATTTTGTAATTGTTCTCTCAAAACCCATCTCTAAATTTTAGAAAATCTTTCATATTCTGGGATAGAATGTCCTATTGAAATCCTATTATACTTTAATCAAAATATCTATTTAATACATTATATCCGCTTTTCCAATCTAATATGAAAATCAGTGTGCACAACTATTCGTTTAATAGATAAACATCTTCTTAAAATTCAATTCCCATAATTTCCTCAACTATCTTCATTATTTCCCATCTCACGCTTACTAAGCAGGTTTACACTTAGAATAAAGACTTATAAAACATTATTTTAAGAGCAATTTAATAGAATGAGACAAGATTTAACAATAATACAAACAGCCTAAATATGTCTAACTTAAAATTAAAATGTATGAGAAAATTAATCGGACTATTTGTTTTCCTGACTTTTGTCGGAATGCAGATATGTTTTGCTCAAACGCGTGAGATAACCGGTACGGTTATCAATAAAAGTGACCGAATGCCGTTGCCGGGTGTTACCGTCATGGTCAAAGGTGAACCGGGTAATGGGACTGCAACGGACATCAATGGTAAATTTGCATTAAAAATAAAAGAAAATGCCATTTTGGTAATAAGTTTTATTGGTATGCAAACCCAAGAAGTCAGTGTTGCCGGCAAAACAAATCTAACCATTGAATTAACGCCATCTGCAGAGACTCTGGATGAAGTAATGGTTGTTGCTTATGGTACGGCTAAAAATTCAAGTTTTACCGGTTCTGCTAAAGTGGTAAGTAGTGAAAAACTGGCAAAAATCCAGACCTCCAGCATTACAAAGGCATTGGAGGGGGCATCTCCTGGAGTACAGGTTGTAAGTGCTTCCGGACAACCGGGTGAGAATGCAACGATTCGTATCCGTGGTGTCGGCTCCATTAATGCTTCCAATACGCCACTATATGTAGTTGATGGTGTTCCTTTTTCTGGTTATTTAAACTCAATCAATCCTGCGGATATTGAAAGTATGACTATTTTAAAAGATGCTGCAGCTAACTCTCTTTATGGTTCTCGTGCCGCAAATGGTGTAATTGTAATTACGACTAAAAAAGGAAAAGCAGGGAAACCTATTGTCTCTTTGGATATGAAATGGGGAATTAACAGTCGGGGAATTCCATCATACGATATGATTAAGAATCCTGGAAAATATTATGAAGCAGCATGGACGGCTCTTCGTAATAATTTACAATACAATGGGGAATTGTCTGCTGCAGAGGCTGATGCAGAAGCAACCCGTACATTGGTAAATGAACTGGGAGGATATAATAATTATAATGTACCCGACGACCAGTTGGTCATAAATGGGAAATTGAATCCTGCAGCTAAATTATTATATCATGACGATTGGGCTGATGAAGCTTTTTCAAATAAATTACGTCAGGAATACCAATTTTCATATCAAGGAGGTAGTGATAAAACAAAATATTACATGTCATTGGGCTTTCTGGATGATAAAGGTTATGTTGAAAATTCAGGATTCAGAAGATATACAGCTCGTGTAAATCTGGACCAGGAATTAACGTCATGGTTTAAAGCTGGTGCAAATTTAGCGTATGCCAATACATTGCAGAATTTTCCTAACTCCGGTACAAGTGCATATGCAAATCAATTTATGTTTTCACAAGGTATTGCTCCTATTTATCCTGTATATTTATATGATCGTGAAGGGAATAGACAATACGATAAAGACGGAAATGTAATATATGATTACGGAACAGCATCAGAGTTCGGTTACTCTCGTAAATATGCATCCAATTCTAATCCGATAGCAACTCAGATATTAGATATCCATGATTATAAAACAGATGCTTTTGACGGGAACACATATATGGAAGTATCTTTCTTAAAAGACTTCAAATTCCGGGCTAATTTTGCCTACAACAATTCAAACCGGAAAGACATCGATTATCAAAATGCTTTATATGGCGATGCTAAAAATGTAGGAGGACGTGCATATCATTATCAGTACAAGAGAGATGTTATGACTTTTAACCAGATTTTATCATGGAATCGGGATTTTGGAAGACACAACATCAGTGCTTTAGCCGGCCATGAAGCTTATAAAGAAGATTACTATTATCTAGAAGTATCGAAAGAAAATTTTTACTATCCAGGTAATCCGGAATTGGCAAATGCTGCAAAAATTACCGGAGCAACATCTTACAAGAATTCAAGAAGAATCGAGTCCTATTTCGCAAAGGCCGATTATAGTTTTGATAACCGTTATTATGCTTCTTTGTCTTTCCGGCGAGATGCTTCATCACGTTTCCATAAAGACAACAGATGGGGTAATTTCTGGGCAATAGGCGCTTCTTGGAGAGTTTCTCAGGAAAATTTCATGCAAAATGTAAGTTGGATACAAAATCTGAAATTGAAAGCCAGTTATGGAACCAATGGGGTTGAGAACATATTGGATCCAGCTGGATACGAACAATGGTATGCTTGGCAAGATCAGTATGGGATCACTTCTGACGGAACGAACCTTGGTCTGAATCCTTCTTATTATAAAGGCAACCGGAGTCTGACCTGGGAAAAGTCTAAAAACTTCAATGTCGGTATTGAAACAGACCTTTTTGACTGGTTTTCATTAGATGCAGAATATTTTATCCGTAAATCAGACGATTTACTTTTTAATCGGCCGCTTCCCCCATCTTCCGGCTTTACTTCCTATCCAGACAATATTGGTTCTATGAAAAATCAGGGAGTAGAATTTGACTTGACTTTTAATATTTTCAAACAAACCGAATTTAAATGGTCTGTCAATTTGAATTTAACACACTATACGAATGAGATTACCAAATTACCGCCTGAATTTAAAGAATCGGGTATTATATCCGGTAACAAGAAATATATGGAAGGACATTCCATTTATGATTTCTATTTAGAAAGATATTTAGGCGTTGATCCGGCAAACGGTAAAGCGATGTATTATACCAATAATGCAGAAGTTGCAAACGGAACTTTGGCAAATGGTAAGATGTTCACTTATATCAATTCCAATGCGACACAAGAATACACCGGAGATTCTGCAATTCCGGATGTATACGGTGCTTTCACCAGTAATTGGGCATATAAAGGATTCGATCTTTCCTTTATGATGAATTATCAGATTGGAGGTAAACTGTACGATAGTAATTATGCTGCTTATATGGGGAATGATTTAGGTAGCGGATTCCATAAGGATGTTTTAAAAGCATGGACTCCAACCAATGTTAATACCAATGTTCCAATTCATCAACAAAATTACCAGGATGCTACAGGACGGTCGGATAGGTTTTTGACAGATGCCTCTTTCCTGGCCATAAAGAATATTATGCTGGGATATACATTCCCGAAACATATATGCAACAAATTACATATTGAAAACCTTAGAATTTATGCTGTGGCAGATAATGTGGCATTATTCTCAAAACGTCAGGGGATGGATCCCAGACAGTATATCTCCGGTGCGACAGGTTATAATTTTGCCCCAATCAGAACAGTATCGTTTGGTATTAATATGAAATTCTAAAAGTAAACATTATGAAGAAGACATTTATAAACTATTTAATTGTTCCTGTGATCTTAGTCATGTCGGGAGCTTGTAGTTCTGATTTTTTGGATACAAAACCTACAGGATCCTTATCCCAGGATCAGCAGGATGAGGTTGCCATAGAAGACCCTATCAAAGCGTTTTCTCCCATCATATCCGGATTGTATAATTCAATGGTAGGTTATTATAGTCAGCATGATGAATTCGGACATCCCACTGTATTTTTAGCTACAGATTTAATGGCCAATGACATGGTTCAACTTGCAAATCATTGGTTCTACAGTTATTATCAAAATGATAATCGGATGGCCAATTACCGTTCTTCAAGTCATTATTGGACGAAACTGTATTATCCATTGATTTATAATTGTAACCTTGTATTGAAATCTTATCCACGTGAAGGATATGATAATTTGTCAAATGATGCAAAAATTTTAGCGGGTCAGGCACTAGCAATTCGTGCTAATAGTTACTATTATTTGGTACGTCTATTTGCTAAAAACTATAAAGGAAATGAAGATGGGCCGGGTGTCCCGATTTGGTTAGCAGAGACAGATGCGGCAGATCATCAACCAAGAGCTAAAATCAGTGCTGTATATACACGAATTGTCCAAGATCTGGAAGACGCGATTAAATTGCTGGAAGGCCAACCTCGCGAAAGCATCAATAATGTGGATTATTATACTGCATGTGCAATTTTAGCGGATGTATCATTGACAATAAATAATTGGGGAGATGCTGTAAAATATGCACAGGAAGCTCGTAAAGGATCTGCGACTTTATCTACAATAGATACTTATATGAGTCAATTTAAAGGTAATCTCAATGCCAGTGAATGGATATGGGGTATGGATATAAATGGTGAAAATACCAATTTATATGCTTCTTTATACTCTCACCTTGATAATACAATTGACGGATATTGTGGTATTGGAGTATACAAAGCCTGGGATGCACGTCTTTATGAACAAATCCCTCAAACCGATGTAAGACGCCAATGTGCGCTGCCAAACAATCAATACATTAGTATGAAATATCAGACTCCCGGAGATTTTACAGGCGATATTTGCTACATTAGAATTGCTGAGATGTATCTGATTGAAGCCGAAGCCCAGGCGCGTGCTGGAAATGACGGTCTTGCTCAAAATGTTTTATACGAATTAGTGAAAAATCGTGATCCGCAAGCAACAAAATCAACAAAAACAGGTAATGATTTAATTGAAGAGATTTTATTTCAAAAACGTATTGAAATGTGGGGAGAAGGTCGTTCTTGGTTTGATTTGAAACGTATCGGAGGAAGCATTGAGAGAAAAAATACAATTAATGGTGTTGCGACCAACCATCGTGTAGATGCGCAGTTGCAATTTGGACCAAATGACAATCGCTGGGTATTCCAGATTCCTAAAAAAGAAATTGAAGCCAATCAAAATATTAATGAAGAGGATCAGAATCCGGCATAATAAAATCTAGATTTTAATATTTTTCTAGATCAGTTTAATTGCCATTATCGTGCAAATGGAGTTCTGCTTTCATTTGCACGATTTTGTTATTTCATACAATGCTAAAATTTCAATCCATGAAAAAAATATTCATATTTTTCCTGACTTTATGTCCTTGTATCGGATATACGCAACCTCCGGTTGGTGCTGAATTTATAGACAGCAATCCATTTAATATAATAGACCGAGAAATCAGTGTTGATTATTCTTCCCTTAATAATTTGTTCGATGCTTTCAGAAATAATCAGAATATTGAAGCCAACCAAATTTTTTCCCTTTTTCAAAATAGATTTGAAGGTAGCCCTTTCTTATTACAAGAATGGAAAAATTCTTCTGTAATCTTAAAAAGCGGAGAAAAAATAAATTATGATCTATTATACAATGTGTTTAAAAATGAGTTTTGGATAAAAAAGGAAGAAGGAATAAAATTATTATTATTTACAGAAGATGTCGATCATGTTGAATTTGATAATAAAAAATTTGTCAGAAAAACATATCCTTTGGGAAAAGACATAAAAGAGGGATTGTTACAGATAATAACGAACGATAAATATCCATTATTCAAATTATATACGTGTATTTTTTTACGAGAAGAAGCTGAATCTACCGGCTATGAGTCAAAAAAAAGAGATAAATTTCAAATTCGAGAGCAACTTTATTATCAAGATAAAAAAGGACACTTATATTCGATTTCTACAAAAAAAGATGATTTCTTTAAAATATTCGGAGATAAATCCTCTATTGTAGGAGCGTACTGTAAGATCAATAAATTAAAATACAGAAAGGAGGAGGACATAATTAAACTGTTTCACTATTATTCAACACTATAATATATTTCGTCATTAAAAAAGGAACGGTTTGAAATCGTTCCTTTTTTTATACCTATGATTATCATACTGTACTGTATAATATATAAAATTATGTAACCATCTTCGTCATATCCGATAATGCCTTTTTCTCTCCTTCTCATACCTACCCCATTCTTTCGCTTCCCTTGACATACCACGCTTACTAAGCAGGTTTACACTTAGAATAAAGACTTATAAAACATTATTTTAAGTGTAATTTAATAGAATGAGACAAGATTTAACAATAATACAAACAGCCTAAATATGTCTAACTTAAAATTAAAATGTATGAGAAAATTAATCGGACTATTTGTTTTCCTAATGTTTTTGGGAATACAATTTAGTATGGCTCAGGAAAAGCAAGTGACCGGTAAGGTTACGGATGCCACAGATGGTCTGCCGCTTCCTGGAGTTACAATTATGGTAAAAGGTTCTTCTATCGGGACAGCTACCGATATAGAAGGAAATTATTCATTAAAAGTTCCTCAGAATGCAGTATTGGTATTTTCATTTGTAGGAATGAAGGATCAGGAGATTGCAGTTACAGGCAAGAATGTTATTAATGTTAAAATGGTTTCGAAAACAGAAGCTTTGGATGAAGTTATGGTGGTTGCTTATGGAACAGCAAAAAAAGAATCATTTACAGGTTCTGCCGCAGTTGTGGATAATAAAAAATTATCAAAGCGAACGGTAGCCAATATTTCTAAAGCTATTGATGGTCAGACAACAGGTGTCGTAGCTACTTCTGGAGGAGGACAACCGGGAGACGGCGCTTCAATCCGTATACGTGGATATGGTTCCATCAATGCATCCAGTAATCCTTTGTATGTAGTTGATGGAATTCCTTATGACGGAACACTTAGTGCTATCAACCCGAATGATATTGAATCTATGACGATTTTAAAAGATGCTTCCGCTGGAGCGTTGTATGGAGCTCGTGGAGCTAATGGTGTCGTAATCATTAATACCAAAAAAGGAAAAGCTGAAAAGACGAATGTCAATCTGAAAGCCTCCTGGGGATGGTCATCCAGAGGAATTAAAAACTACAATCTTGTAAACCAAAAAGAATTTGTACAGTTAACCTATGAAGCTCTTCGAAATGATTATATTTTTAACAGTAATTATGACTGGGAAACGGCCAAGGTATTGGCAATGAATAGTTTGTCATCCACATTAGGAGGAGAGAGTTATAACCCTTTTAAAAATTATACTTGGGAAACAATTATTGATCCCAGTACAGAGCAAATTCAGGATGATGCCAAAGCAGCTTGGGATGAAAGTTGGATGGATCGGATTAACCGGAAAAATGCTTTACGACAGGAATACCAGTTTTCTATTTCCGGAGGTACAGAAAAAACACAGACATTGTTTTCATTGGGTTATTTAAATGAAGATGGTGTTTTGGAAACGACAAAGTTTGAACGTTACAATGCACGTTTAAATTTGGATAATCAACCCAAGTTTTGGCTAAAAGCCGGTTTAAATATAGCATTTTCACATTCTAAGCAAAATTATTCTATGTATACCGGAAGTTCAAATTCCAATGTTTGGTATACAGCCCAATTTATGGCTCCAATCTATCCTGTATATATGAAAGACAGTAAAGGAAATGATCTTTTAGATGAAAATGGTAAAAAACAATTGGACTACGGAAAAAACCGTCCAAAACTAAGTAATTTTAATTCGATCGCTACATTGGAGGATGATAAATCGGATTTAAAAAACGATAACTTAAGTGCAAGAACATATCTTACTTTGGGATCAGATGACGAGAAAGCTGGAATACTAAAAGGATTAAAATTTACAATGAATTTCGGAGTAGATTATTTGAACCAAAATCAAATGAATTATTACAATATGTATCATGGAAATTTTTCTTCCAGTAAAGGCTTGTTATCTAAATATAATACCCGTACCCAAAGTTATACATTTAATCAATTGCTTACTTATAATCGTTCTTTTGCTGATCATAGTTTTGACGTGATGCTCGGACATGAATATTATGATTATAGATACAATTATTTGTATGGGAGTAAAACCGGATTAGTTGATGGAATTTTTGAATTGGCTCCCGCAACTACAGTTAATGGAACTAGTTCTTATCAGCAAGACTACAGGATTGAATCATGGTTAGCTCGTTTGAATTACAATTATAAAGAAAAATATTATTTATCAGGAAGTTTCCGTACAGATGGTTCTTCTAGATTCCATCAGGATAATCGTTGGGGTAATTTTTGGTCAGTTGGAGCTAATTGGAGAGTTTCTCAAGAAGACTTTTTACACAACACAGATTGGTTAGATAATTTAGCCTTAAAAGTAAGTTATGGCGTACAAGGGAATGATGACTTACTTGATTCTCAGGGATATTCCATCTATTATGCTTGGCAAAGTTTTTATGATTTAACGTGGCCAAATGCAAATAATGCAGGAGGAGCTATTTCTTCATTGGAAAACAAGGATATTACCTGGGAAAAAAATAAAAACCTAAATATTGGTTTAGATTCCCGCTTTTTTAATGGACGTCTTGAATTTGCGATGGAATATTATAACAAAAAAACTACTGATATGTTATTATCATTTCCGATGGCTCTTTCTACAGGATTTGGTGGATATTCTGCCAATGTAGGAGAAATGGTAAATCAGGGATTCGAATTTACACTAGGGGGAACAATTATTGACAAGACTGATTTCAGATGGAAGACAACTTTAATGGTATCTACTGTAAAAAATGAAGTAAAAAAATTAACGGATAGTTCGGACGAAATGATTAATGGAATATACAGCATTAAAGTGGGTAAAGCAATAAACACATTCTATATAGCTAAATCGGCAGGAGTAGACCCTGCTACAGGAGCACAACTTTACTGGGCTTATGAAGCTATGGATGCGAATGGTCATGCCAGCGGTGAATACATTACTAGTGATTATTCTGTAGCGGCCAATTGTAAATATTATTTAGGAAATCGCATTCCTGATCTTTTCGGTAGTATTAATATGGAATTCAATTTTTTGAAAAATTTTGATGTATCTGTATTGTCAACCTATTCTGTGGGAGGAAAAGTGTATGATGGCTTGTATCAGGGAAGTATGAATATTCAGTATGCCGGTGATACGTGGAACAAGCATTCTATGAGACGCTGGAGCAAACCAGGAGACATAACAGATGTCCCACGTGTTGGTCTTAACCCGAAAAACACACCAACTGACCGATTTTTGGTGGATGCATCTTATTTTGCCATAAAAAATATCACTGTCGGTTATACATTACCAAACCGGATTCTCAATAGAGCTGGTATTGAATCCTTAAGAGTTTTTTGTACTTTGGATAACCTTGCTTTATTTACTCATTTAGATGGTATGGACCCACAATACAATTTTTCAGGAGGAACAGATTACAAATATGCTCCGAATAAAACAATTTCTGTTGGTGTAGATATAAATTTTTAAATAAAGAATTATATGAAAAAATATTTTATATATATACTTGCTGCCATAATCTTATCTAATTTTATGCTAGCTTGTAGTGATGAAAGTTTGAACACACTTCCAACCGATTCTGTCTCCGGCGAAGGGATGTTCAGTAATGCAACTGCTGCTTTAGTTCCGCTCAATGGAATTTATCGTATGATGTATACTCAGGGATGGTCAACAACAGGTAATACACAACAATGCGACGGTTTAACAGCCTGGAACCTAATGG
It encodes the following:
- a CDS encoding SusC/RagA family TonB-linked outer membrane protein, producing MRKLIGLFVFLTFVGMQICFAQTREITGTVINKSDRMPLPGVTVMVKGEPGNGTATDINGKFALKIKENAILVISFIGMQTQEVSVAGKTNLTIELTPSAETLDEVMVVAYGTAKNSSFTGSAKVVSSEKLAKIQTSSITKALEGASPGVQVVSASGQPGENATIRIRGVGSINASNTPLYVVDGVPFSGYLNSINPADIESMTILKDAAANSLYGSRAANGVIVITTKKGKAGKPIVSLDMKWGINSRGIPSYDMIKNPGKYYEAAWTALRNNLQYNGELSAAEADAEATRTLVNELGGYNNYNVPDDQLVINGKLNPAAKLLYHDDWADEAFSNKLRQEYQFSYQGGSDKTKYYMSLGFLDDKGYVENSGFRRYTARVNLDQELTSWFKAGANLAYANTLQNFPNSGTSAYANQFMFSQGIAPIYPVYLYDREGNRQYDKDGNVIYDYGTASEFGYSRKYASNSNPIATQILDIHDYKTDAFDGNTYMEVSFLKDFKFRANFAYNNSNRKDIDYQNALYGDAKNVGGRAYHYQYKRDVMTFNQILSWNRDFGRHNISALAGHEAYKEDYYYLEVSKENFYYPGNPELANAAKITGATSYKNSRRIESYFAKADYSFDNRYYASLSFRRDASSRFHKDNRWGNFWAIGASWRVSQENFMQNVSWIQNLKLKASYGTNGVENILDPAGYEQWYAWQDQYGITSDGTNLGLNPSYYKGNRSLTWEKSKNFNVGIETDLFDWFSLDAEYFIRKSDDLLFNRPLPPSSGFTSYPDNIGSMKNQGVEFDLTFNIFKQTEFKWSVNLNLTHYTNEITKLPPEFKESGIISGNKKYMEGHSIYDFYLERYLGVDPANGKAMYYTNNAEVANGTLANGKMFTYINSNATQEYTGDSAIPDVYGAFTSNWAYKGFDLSFMMNYQIGGKLYDSNYAAYMGNDLGSGFHKDVLKAWTPTNVNTNVPIHQQNYQDATGRSDRFLTDASFLAIKNIMLGYTFPKHICNKLHIENLRIYAVADNVALFSKRQGMDPRQYISGATGYNFAPIRTVSFGINMKF
- a CDS encoding SusC/RagA family TonB-linked outer membrane protein → MRKLIGLFVFLMFLGIQFSMAQEKQVTGKVTDATDGLPLPGVTIMVKGSSIGTATDIEGNYSLKVPQNAVLVFSFVGMKDQEIAVTGKNVINVKMVSKTEALDEVMVVAYGTAKKESFTGSAAVVDNKKLSKRTVANISKAIDGQTTGVVATSGGGQPGDGASIRIRGYGSINASSNPLYVVDGIPYDGTLSAINPNDIESMTILKDASAGALYGARGANGVVIINTKKGKAEKTNVNLKASWGWSSRGIKNYNLVNQKEFVQLTYEALRNDYIFNSNYDWETAKVLAMNSLSSTLGGESYNPFKNYTWETIIDPSTEQIQDDAKAAWDESWMDRINRKNALRQEYQFSISGGTEKTQTLFSLGYLNEDGVLETTKFERYNARLNLDNQPKFWLKAGLNIAFSHSKQNYSMYTGSSNSNVWYTAQFMAPIYPVYMKDSKGNDLLDENGKKQLDYGKNRPKLSNFNSIATLEDDKSDLKNDNLSARTYLTLGSDDEKAGILKGLKFTMNFGVDYLNQNQMNYYNMYHGNFSSSKGLLSKYNTRTQSYTFNQLLTYNRSFADHSFDVMLGHEYYDYRYNYLYGSKTGLVDGIFELAPATTVNGTSSYQQDYRIESWLARLNYNYKEKYYLSGSFRTDGSSRFHQDNRWGNFWSVGANWRVSQEDFLHNTDWLDNLALKVSYGVQGNDDLLDSQGYSIYYAWQSFYDLTWPNANNAGGAISSLENKDITWEKNKNLNIGLDSRFFNGRLEFAMEYYNKKTTDMLLSFPMALSTGFGGYSANVGEMVNQGFEFTLGGTIIDKTDFRWKTTLMVSTVKNEVKKLTDSSDEMINGIYSIKVGKAINTFYIAKSAGVDPATGAQLYWAYEAMDANGHASGEYITSDYSVAANCKYYLGNRIPDLFGSINMEFNFLKNFDVSVLSTYSVGGKVYDGLYQGSMNIQYAGDTWNKHSMRRWSKPGDITDVPRVGLNPKNTPTDRFLVDASYFAIKNITVGYTLPNRILNRAGIESLRVFCTLDNLALFTHLDGMDPQYNFSGGTDYKYAPNKTISVGVDINF
- a CDS encoding RagB/SusD family nutrient uptake outer membrane protein; protein product: MKKTFINYLIVPVILVMSGACSSDFLDTKPTGSLSQDQQDEVAIEDPIKAFSPIISGLYNSMVGYYSQHDEFGHPTVFLATDLMANDMVQLANHWFYSYYQNDNRMANYRSSSHYWTKLYYPLIYNCNLVLKSYPREGYDNLSNDAKILAGQALAIRANSYYYLVRLFAKNYKGNEDGPGVPIWLAETDAADHQPRAKISAVYTRIVQDLEDAIKLLEGQPRESINNVDYYTACAILADVSLTINNWGDAVKYAQEARKGSATLSTIDTYMSQFKGNLNASEWIWGMDINGENTNLYASLYSHLDNTIDGYCGIGVYKAWDARLYEQIPQTDVRRQCALPNNQYISMKYQTPGDFTGDICYIRIAEMYLIEAEAQARAGNDGLAQNVLYELVKNRDPQATKSTKTGNDLIEEILFQKRIEMWGEGRSWFDLKRIGGSIERKNTINGVATNHRVDAQLQFGPNDNRWVFQIPKKEIEANQNINEEDQNPA